The following coding sequences lie in one Betaproteobacteria bacterium genomic window:
- a CDS encoding glyoxalase/bleomycin resistance/extradiol dioxygenase family protein, with protein MINQIFLTLPVADLQRSVSFFQALGFIHNPQFSDDTAACIVINDAISVMLGTHAKFREFTPKAVCDTSQAVEVLISLSCESREQVDELVAKALAAGGSTYDKPEDFGFMYTHSFVDPDGHGWGLLHMVSQPAPQ; from the coding sequence ATGATCAACCAGATTTTCCTCACCCTTCCGGTCGCTGATCTCCAGAGGTCGGTTAGCTTTTTCCAGGCGCTTGGATTTATTCACAACCCACAGTTCAGCGACGACACGGCTGCGTGCATCGTCATTAATGATGCAATTTCTGTCATGCTGGGTACCCATGCCAAGTTCCGTGAGTTCACGCCCAAAGCTGTCTGCGATACCAGTCAGGCCGTCGAAGTCTTGATATCTCTCAGCTGTGAGAGCCGTGAACAGGTAGATGAATTGGTCGCCAAAGCCCTTGCGGCTGGTGGTTCAACCTACGATAAGCCCGAGGATTTCGGGTTCATGTACACACACAGCTTCGTCGACCCGGATGGTCATGGGTGGGGGCTGCTCCACATGGTTTCCCAGCCTGCACCACAGTGA
- a CDS encoding nuclear transport factor 2 family protein, with amino-acid sequence MPSKKIVDAFIATVVSGKHVEAIERFYAPHATMQENLNPPRRGLEDLVANERAALARQKEIATRPVDFYAIDGDRVVIHWIFDFTTLDGRRFALDEISLQRWENDKIVAERFYYDPAQFRVADPVS; translated from the coding sequence ATGCCAAGCAAGAAAATCGTTGACGCCTTCATCGCCACCGTGGTCAGCGGCAAACACGTCGAAGCTATTGAGCGCTTCTACGCGCCGCACGCAACGATGCAGGAAAACCTGAATCCACCGCGTCGAGGATTGGAAGATCTCGTCGCGAATGAGCGTGCCGCCCTGGCGCGCCAGAAGGAAATCGCCACGCGACCGGTGGATTTTTATGCCATCGACGGCGACCGCGTCGTCATTCACTGGATCTTTGATTTCACGACCCTCGATGGCAGAAGATTTGCGCTGGACGAAATCAGCTTGCAGCGGTGGGAAAACGACAAGATCGTGGCGGAGCGCTTCTACTACGATCCGGCGCAGTTTCGGGTGGCCGACCCAGTATCGTAG
- a CDS encoding (Fe-S)-binding protein, giving the protein MGRDVSAQLDACVRCGQCADACHFYLVTRDPRYTPVYKLRPLLRAFQRERAPFSTIKRWLGLAPSEVTAAELMEWSELMYDGCNMCGRCTLACPMGLDIAGLVRRAREGMSAGGFAPADHYKAAGRALDSGSPIGVAWPALRRHIEIQETETGLKIPVDVEGADYLVILSSIEIIAFPETIGALARIFKQAKVSWTIPSVGFEATNIGVQIGSRDIAATLVARVVDVAERLKVKYVISPECGHAYSALRWEGPNLLGRPFAFKVIQIAELLDQLVREGRLRTRGKDTRHLTFHDPCQLVRRGGITEAPRRLLDGVSEHNVEMPSAGDANFCCGGGGGVSAIHRAEKLRFAVFELKKQQVAATGAEALVTACANCRNVLEEAIEAHNMTLPVLGLTELVAQYLEPDPDVPSP; this is encoded by the coding sequence ATGGGCCGAGACGTGTCGGCCCAGCTCGATGCCTGCGTACGCTGTGGCCAATGCGCCGATGCCTGCCACTTCTATCTTGTCACGCGCGATCCGCGCTATACGCCGGTGTACAAGCTGCGCCCGCTGCTCCGCGCTTTCCAGCGTGAGCGTGCGCCGTTTTCCACGATAAAGCGGTGGCTGGGCCTGGCGCCATCCGAAGTCACGGCAGCGGAGCTCATGGAGTGGTCGGAATTGATGTACGACGGCTGCAACATGTGCGGGCGGTGCACGTTGGCTTGTCCGATGGGGCTCGATATCGCGGGCCTCGTGCGCCGCGCGCGCGAAGGGATGTCGGCGGGCGGCTTTGCACCGGCGGATCACTACAAGGCGGCAGGGCGGGCGCTCGATAGCGGCAGCCCGATCGGCGTGGCCTGGCCGGCGCTGAGGCGCCATATCGAAATTCAGGAAACGGAAACGGGGCTGAAGATCCCGGTGGATGTCGAGGGCGCGGATTACCTGGTCATTCTTTCGTCGATCGAGATCATTGCCTTTCCGGAAACGATCGGCGCACTGGCGCGAATCTTCAAGCAGGCGAAAGTTTCCTGGACCATTCCCAGCGTCGGGTTCGAGGCGACGAATATCGGTGTGCAAATCGGTTCGCGCGATATCGCCGCGACGCTGGTTGCGCGCGTCGTCGATGTCGCGGAGCGACTGAAGGTGAAATACGTCATCAGCCCGGAGTGCGGCCACGCCTATTCGGCGCTGCGCTGGGAGGGGCCGAATCTGCTTGGCCGGCCCTTTGCGTTCAAAGTGATACAGATAGCCGAGCTTCTCGATCAACTGGTTCGCGAGGGCCGGCTGCGTACGCGCGGCAAGGACACCCGGCACCTTACTTTCCACGACCCATGCCAGCTGGTGCGCCGTGGCGGAATCACCGAAGCGCCGCGCCGGTTGCTGGATGGCGTGAGCGAACACAATGTCGAGATGCCTTCCGCGGGCGACGCCAATTTTTGTTGCGGCGGAGGGGGCGGCGTGAGCGCAATCCACCGCGCCGAGAAACTGCGGTTTGCCGTGTTCGAACTGAAGAAGCAGCAAGTTGCCGCGACCGGTGCCGAGGCGCTGGTCACGGCATGCGCCAACTGCCGCAATGTCCTCGAGGAAGCCATCGAGGCCCACAACATGACGCTTCCGGTGCTCGGCCTGACCGAGCTGGTCGCACAGTACCTTGAACCTGATCCGGATGTGCCTTCGCCATGA
- a CDS encoding nitrate reductase → MNLLEFARGPALWFSLLVLFAGSAWRIITIFRFGTKTDLSEPRSTKWFAGAMHGIFSRMIQRKEFRRWGKLGALNGYLYHIGLAVIVFGFLPHILFVERLTGFAWPSLPGPVIYVAVGPAIIGLLVVMFERLTDPVLRLLSGFDDYFSWFVVFLPLVTGMGAVTGWATQVSAGGAPLYPLPIAIHLLSVELLFLWLPFGKLSHSFMVFISRGITGAALGRKGAAL, encoded by the coding sequence ATGAACCTGCTTGAGTTCGCGCGTGGGCCGGCGCTGTGGTTTTCCCTTCTGGTGCTGTTCGCCGGCAGCGCGTGGCGCATCATCACCATTTTCCGGTTTGGGACAAAGACGGACCTTTCCGAGCCGCGCAGCACAAAGTGGTTCGCCGGCGCGATGCATGGCATCTTTTCACGGATGATCCAGCGGAAAGAATTCCGGCGCTGGGGCAAATTAGGCGCGTTGAACGGCTACCTGTATCACATCGGTCTCGCGGTCATCGTGTTTGGCTTTCTGCCGCACATACTTTTCGTTGAGCGCCTCACCGGCTTCGCGTGGCCTTCGCTGCCGGGACCCGTGATCTATGTTGCTGTCGGCCCCGCCATCATTGGCTTGCTGGTGGTGATGTTTGAGCGGCTGACCGACCCGGTATTGCGATTGCTGTCGGGATTCGATGATTACTTCAGCTGGTTCGTGGTGTTCCTGCCACTGGTTACCGGCATGGGGGCGGTGACCGGCTGGGCCACTCAGGTGTCGGCAGGTGGCGCGCCCCTGTATCCACTGCCGATCGCCATCCATCTGCTTAGCGTCGAATTGCTGTTCCTGTGGCTGCCGTTCGGCAAACTGTCACATTCGTTCATGGTCTTCATCTCGCGCGGGATCACCGGTGCGGCGTTGGGACGAAAGGGCGCGGCGTTGTGA
- a CDS encoding HDOD domain-containing protein: MELKSLLDQPNKLPTIPKVAQQVIESFSNEDVSIDEIARQLTADPALSAKLLRLANSAYFHVSRSIGTVDDAIRMLGFVMVRNLVVGNGMVAAFRNTPGMDLKQFWRYNLYTACASRWLAETAGTNADQAFTVGLMHGIGQLQMHAGMPAAMAPLDKKMHVLDAGRAELEKQTLGFHHGDVAAELAKIWNFPAPIILSLRDMSAPLAAEEFTEAAACVHLGAWRARAEVLAMTDDALAASYPAEVGKRLGLAPAWVPALAAQSSSALTPSMPIMPPLSELAEGLDAMLD; encoded by the coding sequence ATGGAACTCAAAAGCCTGCTGGACCAGCCCAACAAACTGCCGACGATCCCCAAGGTCGCGCAGCAGGTGATCGAAAGCTTCAGCAATGAAGACGTTTCGATCGATGAAATCGCGCGCCAGTTGACCGCCGATCCGGCATTGAGCGCCAAGCTGTTGCGGCTGGCCAACTCCGCCTATTTCCATGTATCGCGATCTATCGGCACAGTTGACGACGCAATACGCATGCTCGGGTTCGTGATGGTAAGAAACCTGGTCGTTGGTAACGGCATGGTGGCGGCGTTTCGCAATACTCCCGGCATGGATCTGAAGCAGTTCTGGCGCTACAACCTCTACACTGCCTGCGCGTCACGCTGGCTGGCCGAAACGGCGGGCACCAATGCCGACCAGGCATTTACGGTGGGGCTGATGCATGGTATTGGCCAATTGCAGATGCACGCCGGGATGCCGGCGGCGATGGCTCCCCTCGACAAGAAAATGCATGTGCTCGATGCCGGCCGTGCCGAACTGGAAAAACAGACACTTGGTTTCCACCATGGCGACGTCGCGGCCGAACTGGCGAAGATATGGAACTTCCCGGCGCCGATTATTTTGTCGCTACGGGATATGTCTGCTCCGCTGGCTGCGGAGGAGTTCACCGAGGCCGCGGCCTGCGTGCATTTGGGTGCATGGCGCGCGCGCGCCGAGGTCCTTGCAATGACCGACGATGCGCTGGCCGCGAGTTATCCCGCCGAGGTCGGCAAGCGGCTGGGCCTCGCGCCGGCCTGGGTGCCCGCACTGGCGGCGCAATCTTCGTCCGCGCTAACGCCAAGCATGCCCATCATGCCGCCACTCTCGGAATTGGCCGAGGGGCTGGATGCTATGCTCGACTGA